A stretch of the Malus domestica chromosome 08, GDT2T_hap1 genome encodes the following:
- the LOC103448806 gene encoding (R)-mandelonitrile beta-glucosyltransferase-like, giving the protein MDSNGLKEKPHAVCIPFPAQGHITPMLQLAKLLNYKGFHITFVNTEFNHKRLLRSRGPDSLDGLPSFRFETIPDGLPPTDVNATQDISTLCLSIRKTCLAPFRDLISKLNSLPNSPPVTCIVSDVGMTLTLDAAQELGIPDVMFQTASACGLMCCLQYRPLIEKGFIPLKDANYLDTVLDWIPGMKNIRLGDVPSFLRTKDPNDIMLDVLMVELERAQRRASAIILNTFDALEHDVVDALLTLLPPVYSIGPLYLQLNQIPADNKLNLIGSNLWTNESECLEWLDSKEPNSVVYVNFGSITVMTAEQLTEFAWGLANSNMTFLWVIRPDLVGGDSSVVPAEFFVQTKERSLLASWCPQEQVLNHPAIGGFLTHCGWNSTLESLCGGVPMIIWPFFAEQQTNCRFCCKEWGVGMEIEGEVKRDYVEGLVRKLMEGEEGKVMRKKALEWKKLAKEATTGPNGLSFLDLDKIINQVLLSRRN; this is encoded by the exons atggactCAAATGGTTTGAAAGAGAAGCCACATGCAGTTTGCATACCATTCCCAGCTCAAGGTCACATAACCCCCATGCTGCAGTTAGCCAAACTCCTCAACTACAAAGGTTTTCACATAACCTTTGTCAACACAGAGTTCAACCACAAACGCCTGCTTAGGTCCCGAGGTCCCGACTCTCTTGACGGTCTTCCCTCCTTTAGGTTCGAAACCATTCCCGATGGCCTCCCTCCAACTGATGTCAATGCCACTCAAGACATATCCACTCTATGCCTTTCGATTAGAAAAACTTGCCTAGCACCCTTCAGAGACCTTATTTCCAAACTCAATTCTTTGCCAAACTCCCCCCCTGTAACTTGCATAGTTTCTGACGTTGGCATGACCTTGACTCTTGATGCAGCCCAAGAATTGGGCATCCCGGATGTTATGTTCCAGACAGCAAGTGCTTGTGGCTTGATGTGCTGCCTTCAGTATCGCCCTCTCATTGAAAAGGGTTTTATTCCCCTTAAAG ATGCAAACTATTTGGACACTGTGTTAGACTGGATACCGGGCATGAAAAATATTAGATTGGGGGATGTGCCGAGCTTCTTGAGAACCAAAGATCCAAATGACATAATGCTTGATGTTCTGATGGTTGAGCTTGAACGAGCTCAAAGAAGGGCATCTGCTATAATTTTAAACACGTTCGATGCATTGGAGCATGATGTTGTAGATGCACTTTTAACTTTGCTACCACCCGTTTACTCAATAGGACCCCTATATCTACAACTCAATCAGATCCCAGCAGATAACAAGCTGAATTTAATTGGATCAAACCTATGGACAAACGAATCAGAGTGTCTTGAATGGCTTGACTCTAAAGAACCCAACTCGGTCGTTTATGTCAATTTCGGAAGCATCACAGTCATGACAGCAGAGCAGCTAACTGAGTTTGCTTGGGGACTTGCAAACAGCAATATGACCTTTCTGTGGGTGATTAGGCCTGACCTTGTTGGTGGGGATTCATCTGTGGTTCCTGCAGAGTTTTTCGTACAGACCAAAGAAAGGAGTTTATTAGCAAGTTGGTGTCCTCAAGAACAAGTTTTGAACCACCCGGCTATAGGAGGGTTTTTAACACACTGCGGATGGAACTCAACTCTTGAAAGCTTGTGTGGTGGAGTGCCCATGATCATTTGGCCCTTTTTCGCAGAGCAACAAACCAATTGTAGGTTCTGTTGCAAAGAGTGGGGCGTCGGCATGGAGATCGAGGGTGAAGTTAAAAGAGATTACGTAGAGGGACTTGTGAGAAAGTTGATGGAGGGAGAGGAGGGCAAAGTGATGAGGAAGAAAGCCTTGGAATGGAAGAAGTTAGCAAAAGAGGCCACCACTGGTCCCAATGGGTTATCTTTTTTGGACTTGGATAAAATAATTAACCAGGTGCTTCTATCTCGGAGGAATTAG